AGAGAGTAATCTCTCTGACTTATCCGACTAGCTAAATCATTAGGTTATGATGTGCAGTTTGTCCATGTCAAATGCAGAGTTTCAGGAACTGGCCACATCAGATTAAGATTAAGACATAAAAAACATACTGGAGGAAACTGGATTAACCGTGATCCTGCTGCAGTAGCAGATACAACTTCAGGTAATGTAAGGTCAATCTGGTGTGAAGATGGAAATGTCATAGCTATTGATCCATCCTGGATATTTACAGATTTATATTCCATTTAAGGTGATAACATGAATTGTGGCGAAGCAATTGAAGTTTTAAAAAAATTTCCAAAAGATAAACCGATAAAGATTATGGGATGGTACAGTATTGCAGAAACAGATGACCCTGAAGACATTAACAGTATATGTTATCTCCAAGAAGTTGACATTGACACATTAGAAGTCACAGGCAAAATAACCGACTTTGTAGCTATTGTCAGCGATAAGTATCATGAAATAGCAAGTGAATTTCCATAAATAACATTAACACCACCATCACCAATGAATAAATTCTTTTGTATATAAAAAATATGGAACATTTTATATAATAATATATATAATATATAGACTCATGAATATCAAAGAGCTGGTTGTCGAAACCTTAAAAGAAAACAAAAAATTGATAATAGGATTATATGCTTTATTTATTATAGTATTCATTGCCACATGGATTATGATGGCGCCTAAAGTGGCAAATATGCCCACTAATGCAACTGCAGTAAGTACACTTGGTCCAGATAGCAGTGCTTTGGAGCTATTTATCCACAATGAATCTTCAGGGCTTATGACATACATAGGATCAATATTCTTTGGAATTTTAGCAATTGTAATGATTATATACAATGGTTATAGCATAGGAATGATGGGACCACTCTTCGCTAAGATACTACCTCATGGAGGCATCATGTATATACTTTACCTGATTCCACATGGAATATTTGAAATAACAGGAACGGTTCTTGACTCTACAGCAGGTTTATTACTTTTCCTATTCATCTGGAGATTTATCAAGGCATTAAGAAGCAGTGACACCAACGGTGCTTCCGATGCATTTGAAAAGACAAAAAAGACATTAATCCAAAGTATAGTAATATTGGTTCTTGCATTTTGCCTGACACTTATTGCAGCACCAATCGAAGCACATCTTTCAACCAATATTGCACAATTTTTCATGCATCTTTTAGGATTATGGTAATATTAAAAAGATTATTGAATTTTATTTAAATTAGAGGGAGTTCAGCTCTCCCCATTTCATTATTTTAAAATTTATAAAAAAATATCAGGAAATTGGGTATCTTTTTTATGTGCTGATTTTGAAATGGATATTGAATTCAAACAATGGAGAATAAAAAAAATGAGTTCAGAATTTTTCAGATTTGAGGACACCGAATATGATATTCCATTTTATAAGGAAAATCCTTCGCTTACAACTTCAAAAATTTCGGTGTTGATTTTAGGAATCATAATAGTATTTATTTCGCCTTTTGTTATACCTATTGAAGGATATGATATACCTAAGGCATTGATAATCTGTCTTGCAACATTGATTCCAGTTACATATGCCTTAAACGGCAAACTCTCAATGATTTTTAGAATTCCTAAAGCAAGAGACATCATACCAATCATTTTAGGCATTATTGGAGTATTTGCTTTAAATATCTTAATGGGCATTATTTTAAACAGCATGGGCATAGTCAGTACAAATGATTCTGCAATTAATAATAATGCAACACTAATGTTCATTACACTGATTATACAATTGATGGGTGAGGAACTGTTTAAATTCATACTGCTGGTACTGGTCTTATATGCCACATACAAATCATTGGGCCGTAAAGTTGCAATTCTGCTTGGAATAGTAGTTTCACAGTTATTATTTTCATTGCTGCATATTCCAGCATACGGTTTTAATCTGCCCCAATTGCTTCTGTCATTAGGTGTGGCATGGTCTGTCCTTCCAGTAATCTATGTAAAAACAAAAAATATTGTTGTAGTATACATTATCCATTTGCTTCTTGATTTAATGGGATTTGTGAGTATGTTTGGGTAAATTATTAAATTTTAATTGAAAAAACATTAACACCCACCATCACCTATTCAAAACTCACTTTCCGAAACCCTTTCATATATATCAAGGTAGCAAATCAAAATTCATTTTCCAAAACCTTGCCGTTAAAGTTAAAGTAGGCTAATTAAATTTCAAAGGTAAGTGGCATGTGGTCACTTATTTTCAACCATTTATCAGCATTTCCAATTAGTAAATCTTTAACTTTATCAGGTGCAGAAAATATGTGGTCCAAGTGAAATGGGCTATTAATATTTCTACGCCAGTAAAATGTAGGTATTGATTCCTTTCCTTCTTGCTCTCCAGTCAAATAATGATATATATCTACAAGCCCTTTCTCAGATAACTTATCTATCATTTCATAAACATTCTTACCATGCTGTTTATTAACTAATCTTACATCACAATTAAAATCTCCACAGATAATCATCTCTTCATTGAAAAATCCTGAATCCCTGTGTTCTTCATAATATCGAGTAATTTCTTTAGGATAATAAATTTCTTTACGTCCTTCAATGTTAGGATTAGTCCAAACACCTAAAAGATTAAAATCATCATTAACACGAACAGGTATGAAATATCTAAGCCCTTTATCATCTAAATCCACTAATTCTATTTTAACATTATCTTTTGCAAATATTCCAAGACCATATTTTTGATTATCCCCAACCCAAAAATAATTAGAAGCAAATTCAGTATAATCCTCTGAATCCATTACTACGGGATTCTCACATTCTTGAATAACGTAAATATCCGCTTTTTCTTCAAGAATTGCAGGAAATCTTTCACTAAAGTAGCCATTAGAATTCCATGATACTATTTTCATTTATCCACACCTACTTAAATCTTTTCATCGTAAGATTGTTTAAATAACATGTCAAAGTAATCTATATCTTCTTGTGATTTAAGTACAAATTCAAAATTACCTACGCCATGATGGCCAACATTAAAAACTTCACGAATTTTAGATTGAGGGTCATTAATTTCATTTGCATCTAAGTTAATCCATGATTTAAGAGATTTAGATAAAACAGATACCGAAGCAACAATTCTATTATTTGTTTTAAAAACAAAGTAATATTTCAAATGTTTAATTTCTATTTCATCATAATTAGATAATATGAATTCTTTTAAATCATAGTATAATGATTTTATATCTTCAGGTTTGCCATCTAATGTATCTTCTTCTGTGTATTTCTTAATTTCCTTATTAACTTTCTGTTTTTTATTATCAGAGTTAGTAACTTGTTTTATTGAAGCTGTAGTGTTAGTGTCATTTACTTTATCAAATAATACTGTCCCATTCGAATATTTAACAACCTTCCATAACTCAAAAGCTATATCAGAAAACTCAACAGACCTTAATTGGTAAGTAGTGTAGTTTGGAGAAATAAACATTACACTAGTTTGTGTAAAATCAAACTCTTCTTTTGATAATGCGGTGTTAAATACAAGATTATACTTTAAAACGAATTCTGCTTTGTTATTTAACAATAATGACAGATAACTATAACCTTGATCAATAACACTATAATTTTTAACATTCTTATATTCAATTATAACAAATGAGTTAGTCTCTTCATTGAAGGCTAAGGTATCTATTCTTAAATTATCAACTTGAAATTCAGTTGCTACAAATTTTAAACCAAATAATTCTTCTAAATTGTTTTCGGTTAATCTTTGTAATTCTCTTTCATTTTTAAATTTAACTTTCCTGATAGGAGTTAACTTTTCATCTTCAATATTGTAGATAGGCATGCTAATCACTCTTGATAATTGTACATATGTTACAAACATTATATAATTAATTCTATTGCAGTCAATTTAACATTAACATTAACATTGAGGTTAAGCTATTTGAAATTCAGTTTCTGAAACTCTTGCATATATATCCCAATTTAAAATCAGATTTGATTTTACAAAACCTTGCCGTTAATGTGAAATTCAATTCACTAAATTAAATGAAATAAAACATCTGTCAATTAAATTAATCATGCATTAATGTAAATTATAGTTTTGAAGCTATCTACTTTCAAGATAAAATTTGTAGCAATGTTAATGATAAATTTATATAATTTAAATAATAAAATATTATATTAATTATTATATACAGGTTGTAATAGCTATGGCCAATGTTAATAATACCTCATCCTACATGGATGAAGATAAAAAGCAAATTATCAAAGAGTCCAATTATACCTATAGAGATGCTCTTGAAGTTTCAGCATATCTTATTGAAACAGGTAAGTTCGAAAGATTCTACAAAGAAATGCAAATCCACGACCTTCAAAAAGAACTTGATGAAATGGAAGAATAAAACTTCAAAACAAAAATCTCATGTAATAACTCTAAAAAGAAACTATTTTTGATTTCAAAGGTAATAATATAAATTATTATTACTTTTATATTTTTTAAATAATATAATTTTATATATAATACATAATAAATTAATATATTATGATACCTGAAAAAACCAACATCAGCGCAAGAGTGGATTTAATACTCAAAAAATAGTAGAAGAATTAACCTTCAACCATAAAGATTCTTAGGAGCTGGAGCAAAAACTGATAGATAATTTCGATTTTTAGTAGATAATTTATATACTGATATGCCAACAGCAAATATGTAGTTAATTAAAAGGAATCAAAAGTTGCATAATCATGACTCACCATTTCTAATAGGTGATGCTGTAAAGGAAATTTCAGAGCCAAGTTATATTGATGCTCAAATTAGCTTAGGCCTTGGATAATTTAAAGTTCATCAGAATGCATTTGAAAATCAATCTTACAGAATTGTAGTGTTCTTGCAGTATTATGTAAAAATCCCATCCAAAAATTTAATCGTTTGGAAAGCAAATATAAAATTAAGTTCATGTTTAAATTTGAATGTTAAAATATTTTTTAAAATTAATTTTTTGGAGGATTAATAAATATGAATGAAAAGGCTAACGATAATTCTTGGTTTCCCTTAATAGTTGTGGCTTGTGCTTCATTTATTATAGTGTTGGACTCTTTCTTCATGAATGTTAGCATTTCTCGAATTGTTGTTGATTTGAATGCTGATGTTAGTACTATTCAAATGATTGTGTCGTTTTGTACGCTTATCACTGCTGCGTTGATACTGTTCAGTACCAAACTTCAGGACATAGTTGGTAAAAAGAAACTGTTTGTAATTGGTGCTGCACTTTTTGGTATAGGAATATTTGCTGCAGTATTAAGTTCAAGTGTTACAATGTTTTTTGTCGGATGGGCAGCGATTAAAGGTGTTGCTGCGGCATTAATGCTGCCTGCCATAGTTTCAATAATAAGCGGAATATATTCCGGCAGAAAGCGTACAATTGCTTTGGCAACTCTCGGTGTAATGGCAGGACTTGCAGATATTTTAGCTCCACTCCTTGGTGGGCTTATTACAACTTTTTTCAGCTGGAGATACACTTTTGCATTTGAATTAATATTCATTTTATTTATTTTAGTAATGCAAAATAAAATACCTGATTTTAAACCTACTGAATCTAAAAGCGATCTTGATATTATTGGTGCTATACTTTCCGGTATATGTCTTCTTTTGCTTGTGCTTGGTATTTTGACTCTGACTAAGGATGTTACTGCCAGTATAATTGAGATAATTTTGGGATTGATAGTCTTGGCAATCTTTATATGGTTTGAACTCAAAAGAAAAAGGTCAGGCAAGGTGCCATTGCTTGATGTTGAATTATTTAGAGACAAAAATTTGCGTATAGGTACATCTATTAAGTTATTATATAATATTATAATATCTGGAACATTTTTTGTAATGGTTCTGTTTTTCCAAAGTGTATTGCAGTTAAATCCATTCGATACTGGTTTGGCTTCACTTCCATTTGTTATGGCTTTGTTTATTTTTTCATTGACAGCTCCAAAACTAATGGGAAAACTGAATCACAAGACACTCATGGCAGTAGGATGCATAATATCTATTGTCGGATGTCTGATTTTAAGTTATCAATTTAAATTAAATGTAACTATGCTGGATTTAATTCCGGGGCAGTTTTTACTTGGGACAGGTATTGGTTTTATGATGGCTTTAGCAGCGGATGTTGCATTATTCGATGTTCCTGCTGAAGGCCAAAATAATGCATCTGGTATTATTACAACTGGTGAGACATTAGGTTCCTCATTGGGTACAGCAATCATTGGAATAATTCTAATTCTTGGAGTTATGGGCGGTATCAGTACTGCAGTCGATACCTATGCACCTGATTATTCAGGAGACGAACAATTCCATCAGGAGGTCTATGATTACTTCCAAAAATTAGACACTATAGAGGGACAAGACAGTATTGTTGTAAATACTGCAGATATAATTATTCAGAATGCAATGGCCTCCGTAATGTATGGATTAGCCATCGTGTTAGCAACTATGTTAATTATAACGCTCCGGATAAAAAATAAAAATATTAAAAAACAATGAGAGTTCATCTCTCATTTGCCTTTTTTTTTAAATGCTTTGGGTGTTGGCAGAAACTATTGAGTTTTGATTTAATAGTATAGAATAAATTTCACTAAAAGTAGTAGATATTTTTGAAGTGTGTTATACCAACATTAACATGAAGCTGGTCAAAAGGAATCAGAAGTTGCATAATCCAGATTCTCCATTGCTGATTGGGGAAGTTAAAGATGGTGATGATGTAAAGGAAGTTTTCGAACCAAGTTATATTGATTCATAACAAAAATTAATTTAGAAATGAATCATTGTTTTAGACAACCTATTGGTATGACTTTCACACCATCTGGGCGAGTATATGCAACTTCTCCTCCAGTTAAAACAGCTAAAAAACTTGGATTGTTTAGTTCATCATTTTTTTCTATTAATTTGTTGATTTTCAATAAGTTTTTCGCACCTTCATCAATTTTTTCACTGCCTAATTTGCATTCAATTAATGCATATCTATTATCATTTAAATGTACTACGCAGTCAATTTCAATATCTGATTTGTCATGGTAATAATAGATATTTCCATCTAATGGGCTGGTATAAATGCTTAAATCTCTAATGCAGAGATTTTCAAATAAAAATCCGAACAAGAATAAATCATCAGCACATGATTCGGGGCTCATTTTTAATGAAGCAATTGCGATTGAAGGGTCTATAAATATTTTTTTGTTTCTTGTTCTCATTGAGGTTTTTGATTTAATGTCTGGTGACCATCCTCTTATCTCTTCTATAACGAATAAGTCTTTTAATGCTTTGATATATGAGTAGTATGTTCCATTGCTCATTTTTTCATTTACATTAACATCTGCCATTATTGTTTTATCATTAACGAGCGTTGAATTATTTCTTGCGAGAGATTTTAAGAGGGTTCTCACTTTATCAGGGTTTCTTTTAACTCCATCAATTGCGGAAATATCTGTGTTGCAAATATTTTGAACATATGATTTGGCAACAAATAATTGTGCTTCTTTATCTTTTTTCACAACAGATTCTGGCCATCCCCCTCTACATGCAGCAAATATTAACTCATCAATTGTCAAATCAGAAGTTATTCCATTAATATCTAAATTAGGATTGTTGAATAATTCCATTAATGATATTTTACCATTTGATTCCATGCTTTCATATAGGCTCATGGGTCTCATTAGGACTCGGTGTATTCTTCCAGTGCCGGAATGCATTATTTTTGATTCATCAACAACAGTTGAACCTGTTAGAATGTATAATCCTTCGCCTCCTATTTCATCAACACTATTTCGGACTGCATCCCATAGGATAGGTGCCATCTGCCATTCATCAATTAGTTTAGGTTTATTGCCTTCTAATAATCTGTCAGGATCAAATTCTGCCCATATTTTATATGTTTCTTTTCTTTTAGGGTCTTGTAATTTTATAACACTTTTTGCATGTCTTTCGGCAGTTGTAGTTTTTCCGCACCATTTTGGTCCAACTATTAATACTGCACCAATCATTCTAAGATATCTTTCTAAATCATCGTCCATGTAACGCTTTAGGTATTTTCTTTCCATTTCAATCAACTTATTATTTTTTTTGGAGACTTTTGGAGTTTTTTATTATATACTTTTGGAGTTTTTTATTATATACTTTTGGAGTTTTTTATTATATACTTTTTGATATTTTTATTATAGACTTTTGGAGT
Above is a window of Methanobrevibacter sp. DNA encoding:
- a CDS encoding DUF5655 domain-containing protein, encoding MPIYNIEDEKLTPIRKVKFKNERELQRLTENNLEELFGLKFVATEFQVDNLRIDTLAFNEETNSFVIIEYKNVKNYSVIDQGYSYLSLLLNNKAEFVLKYNLVFNTALSKEEFDFTQTSVMFISPNYTTYQLRSVEFSDIAFELWKVVKYSNGTVLFDKVNDTNTTASIKQVTNSDNKKQKVNKEIKKYTEEDTLDGKPEDIKSLYYDLKEFILSNYDEIEIKHLKYYFVFKTNNRIVASVSVLSKSLKSWINLDANEINDPQSKIREVFNVGHHGVGNFEFVLKSQEDIDYFDMLFKQSYDEKI
- a CDS encoding ATP-binding protein — translated: MERKYLKRYMDDDLERYLRMIGAVLIVGPKWCGKTTTAERHAKSVIKLQDPKRKETYKIWAEFDPDRLLEGNKPKLIDEWQMAPILWDAVRNSVDEIGGEGLYILTGSTVVDESKIMHSGTGRIHRVLMRPMSLYESMESNGKISLMELFNNPNLDINGITSDLTIDELIFAACRGGWPESVVKKDKEAQLFVAKSYVQNICNTDISAIDGVKRNPDKVRTLLKSLARNNSTLVNDKTIMADVNVNEKMSNGTYYSYIKALKDLFVIEEIRGWSPDIKSKTSMRTRNKKIFIDPSIAIASLKMSPESCADDLFLFGFLFENLCIRDLSIYTSPLDGNIYYYHDKSDIEIDCVVHLNDNRYALIECKLGSEKIDEGAKNLLKINKLIEKNDELNNPSFLAVLTGGEVAYTRPDGVKVIPIGCLKQ
- a CDS encoding endonuclease/exonuclease/phosphatase family protein yields the protein MKIVSWNSNGYFSERFPAILEEKADIYVIQECENPVVMDSEDYTEFASNYFWVGDNQKYGLGIFAKDNVKIELVDLDDKGLRYFIPVRVNDDFNLLGVWTNPNIEGRKEIYYPKEITRYYEEHRDSGFFNEEMIICGDFNCDVRLVNKQHGKNVYEMIDKLSEKGLVDIYHYLTGEQEGKESIPTFYWRRNINSPFHLDHIFSAPDKVKDLLIGNADKWLKISDHMPLTFEI
- a CDS encoding CPBP family intramembrane glutamic endopeptidase: MSSEFFRFEDTEYDIPFYKENPSLTTSKISVLILGIIIVFISPFVIPIEGYDIPKALIICLATLIPVTYALNGKLSMIFRIPKARDIIPIILGIIGVFALNILMGIILNSMGIVSTNDSAINNNATLMFITLIIQLMGEELFKFILLVLVLYATYKSLGRKVAILLGIVVSQLLFSLLHIPAYGFNLPQLLLSLGVAWSVLPVIYVKTKNIVVVYIIHLLLDLMGFVSMFG
- a CDS encoding MFS transporter; translated protein: MNEKANDNSWFPLIVVACASFIIVLDSFFMNVSISRIVVDLNADVSTIQMIVSFCTLITAALILFSTKLQDIVGKKKLFVIGAALFGIGIFAAVLSSSVTMFFVGWAAIKGVAAALMLPAIVSIISGIYSGRKRTIALATLGVMAGLADILAPLLGGLITTFFSWRYTFAFELIFILFILVMQNKIPDFKPTESKSDLDIIGAILSGICLLLLVLGILTLTKDVTASIIEIILGLIVLAIFIWFELKRKRSGKVPLLDVELFRDKNLRIGTSIKLLYNIIISGTFFVMVLFFQSVLQLNPFDTGLASLPFVMALFIFSLTAPKLMGKLNHKTLMAVGCIISIVGCLILSYQFKLNVTMLDLIPGQFLLGTGIGFMMALAADVALFDVPAEGQNNASGIITTGETLGSSLGTAIIGIILILGVMGGISTAVDTYAPDYSGDEQFHQEVYDYFQKLDTIEGQDSIVVNTADIIIQNAMASVMYGLAIVLATMLIITLRIKNKNIKKQ
- a CDS encoding stage II sporulation protein M — translated: MNIKELVVETLKENKKLIIGLYALFIIVFIATWIMMAPKVANMPTNATAVSTLGPDSSALELFIHNESSGLMTYIGSIFFGILAIVMIIYNGYSIGMMGPLFAKILPHGGIMYILYLIPHGIFEITGTVLDSTAGLLLFLFIWRFIKALRSSDTNGASDAFEKTKKTLIQSIVILVLAFCLTLIAAPIEAHLSTNIAQFFMHLLGLW